From Trichoderma atroviride chromosome 1, complete sequence, one genomic window encodes:
- a CDS encoding uncharacterized protein (EggNog:ENOG41), producing the protein MEDSANPRDFLKFMGCLLRHRGASIALDFTPLPQGMAYTPPDEEEDKFLEVASIAETINQALQASLASEAPGSSPWFNVDFGVVTTLYIAASNCYTVSMSEKLFKMMINWPWREDLWDGAELRRQLYDLRKPIVEVPTATTPDSETPVPTTPHLIKLAHRPPSRAAVTTPSSDED; encoded by the coding sequence ATGGAGGATTCCGCGAATCCGCGCGACTTTTTGAAATTCATGGGATGTTTGCTTCGCCACCGCGGCGCGTCAATTGCCCTTGATTTTACTCCATTGCCTCAGGGCATGGCGTATACGCCTcccgacgaagaagaggacaaaTTTTTGGAAGTCGCCAGCATCGCGGAGACGATTAATCAAGCGTTACAAGCATCACTGGCGTCTGAGGCACCCGGATCCTCGCCCTGGTTCAACGTGGACTTTGGGGTCGTTACCACGCTCTATATTGCGGCATCAAATTGCTACACCGTCTCCATGAGTGAAAAGCTGTTTAAAATGATGATAAACTGGCCCTGGCGAGAGGACTTGTGGGACGGTGCGGAATTGAGGCGACAGCTATATGACCTCAGGAAACCGATTGTCGAAGTCCCAACGGCAACAACACCCGACTCAGAAACACCAGTTCCGACGACACCACATCTCATAAAATTAGCGCATCGGCCACCGTCCCGAGCAGCAGTGACAACGCCATCATCTGACGAGGATTGA
- a CDS encoding uncharacterized protein (EggNog:ENOG41~TransMembrane:1 (o218-234i)) produces the protein MAPKSSPIPSGVVPPITPPYESEGPPAKEKRRRAGKPKVRTGCVTCKIRRIKCDEQKPACQRCISTGRTCDGYKPLTKPKATRKPGFSQQLSTSSSANSSSSSLTLLRPLVTNFSGDLVESQYIQQFLPMAEDLVGITHIHNTFFWGHVVPEYCFTSKAVRHAIVALSSAYHDFRLAGSNITIFGPPSNTERYIIRQYNLSLNRMAEELNGLPMRKRYGIIMICCVSFFYIEILRKNWPTAMMHLANGIRLMSNLPDAVQDVFRHPEIFSHDRDNSHARATYMTKLLRRWEGSAAFMRINSPPSLSLQAYETRKNSVGGGQRVYFAGETTRAC, from the exons ATGGCCCCAAAATCCTCTCCCATTCCTTCTGGCGTTGTCCCTCCTATAACGCCGCCGTACGAGTCTGAAGGACCTCCAGCCAAGGAGAAACGAAGGCGGGCCGGAAAGCCCAAGGTTCGGACGGGCTGTGTCACTTG CAA AATCAGAAGAATCAAATGCGACGAACAGAAACCGGCGTGCCAGCGATGCATCTCAACAGGTCGAACCTGCGACGGCTACAAGCCTCTTACCAAGCCAAAAGCGACCAGGAAGCCGGGGTTTTCTCAACAGCTTTCAACATCCTCATCTGCCAActcatcgtcctcatcgtTGACACTCTTACGGCCTCTGGTGACCAACTTCAGCGGCGACTTGGTAGAGAGCCAGTACATCCAGCAGTTTTTGCCTATGGCGGAGGATTTGGTGGGGATCACACATATTCACAACACCTTCTTCTGGGGGCATGTCGTACCAGAATACTGCTTCACATCGAAAGCAGTGAGGCATGCCATCGTCGCTCTCTCTTCCGCATATCACGATTTTAGGCTTGCCGGATCCAACATTACCATCTTTGGCCCACCATCCAACACCGAGCGCTACATTATCAGACAGTACAACCTCTCATTAAACCGAATGGCCGAAGAGTTGAATGGACTGCCGATGAGAAAACGTTATGGAATCATCATGATATGCTGCGTGTCATTCTTCTATATTGAGATTTTGCGAAAAAACTGGCCAACTGCCATGATGCATCTCGCGAACGGCATTCGCTTGATGTCAAATTTACCTGACGCAGTTCAGGACGTCTTTCGACATCCGGAGATATTCAGTCACGATCGTGATAATTCTCATGCCAGGGCAACCTATATGACCAAGCTACTTCGCCGGTGGGAAGGCTCTGCGGCCTTTATGAGGATCAATTCACCACCGTCACTATCCCTCCAGGCTTACGAGACCAGGAAAAACAGCGTAGGGGGGGGCCAGAGAGTTTACTTCGCTGGAGAAACTACAAGAGCATGTTGA
- a CDS encoding uncharacterized protein (EggNog:ENOG41) gives MSLFANPLATPSQLYQRASASSLPQDLHEAVFVATQCLTQAAGRLLQLPQSVTAQANVVLARYWVVDSPMAHEFSDVSAATIYLVSKLGPIPRSPRDVSNVYAYLASANSQLFPTDEPPKNDPRTYYQSEADYYAFQQRMLSLEARILRSLSFDTHVALPHPLAITYLQTLDFLSQPRTTVSLRVLQYLNTALLSPQMLYVTHQPHALATAAIYNAARDLGAKMPEHEWWEVFDVDREELGFLVVAMRSVEGWMQKLKDDIPSFGSKMFTRSLVEDELKKRGATCRRRRYGSRG, from the exons ATGAGCCTCTTCGCCAATCCGCTGGCGACGCCCTCGCAGCTCTACCAGCGcgcatcagcctcgtcgcTGCCGCAGGATCTCCACGAGGCCGTCTTCGTTGCGACGCAATGCCTGACCCAGGCCGCCGGCAGACTCTTGCAGCTGCCGCAGTCGGTGACGGCGCAAGCCAATGTTGTTTTGGCGCGGTACTGGGTGGTGGACTCGCCCATGGCCCATGAATTCAGC GACGTATCAGCTGCTACGATATACCTCGTCTCAAAGCTGGGGCCGATTCCTCGCTCCCCGCGGGATGTCTCCAACGTCTACGCGTATCTGGCATCTGCCAATTCGCAACTCTTTCCTACAGACGAGCCACCAAAGAACGATCCGCGGACATACTACCAATCAGAAGCGGACTATTACGCTTTCCAGCAGCGCATGTTGAGCTTGGAAGCTCGCATTCTTCGGTCACTGTCGTTTGATACTCACGTCGCTCTTCCACACCCGCTGGCCATTACGTACCTCCAGACACTGGACTTCCTATCGCAGCCACGAACAACAGTCTCTCTGCGCGTACTTCAATACCTCAACACGGCTCTGCTATCGCCACAGATGCTCTACGTCACTCACCAGCCGCACGCtttggccacggcggcgaTATACAATGCAGCGCGCGACTTGGGCGCCAAGATGCCGGAGCACGAGTGGTGGGAGGTATTCGATGTTGACCGCGAAGAGCTGGGATTTCTGGTGGTTGCCATGCGCAGCGTGGAGGGATGGAtgcagaagctcaaggatgACATTCCGAGCTTTGGAAGCAAGATGTTCACGAGAAGCTTGGTTGAAGACGAATTAAAGAAGAGGGGGGCTACGTGTCGACGGCGGAGATACGGCAGCCgtggatga
- a CDS encoding uncharacterized protein (EggNog:ENOG41) — protein sequence MPSTSSAPPAAAVASAAPSSLGNNKGIKFQIKTGGARWECTLQDRSQYERIKALRTDSTDSVDSSNSSTTESK from the exons ATGCCTTCTACTTCCTCTGCACCCCCTGCTGCGGCCGTAGCCTCTGCCGCTCCCTCCAGCCTGGGCAACAACAAGGGCATCAAGTTCCAGATCAAGACAGGCGGTGCTCGTTGGGAATGCACTCTTCAGGATCGCTCCCAGTA CGAGCGCATCAAGGCTCTACGCACCGATTCTACCGATTCCGTCGACTCTAGCAACTCTTCTACAACAGAGTCAAAGTAA
- a CDS encoding uncharacterized protein (EggNog:ENOG41~TransMembrane:1 (i7-28o)) translates to MPVAHHMVLASGAVVAVSMAVATFIAIYESPELRQYADDVRRRVAMAFYSMGDGITPPARQPRFNRPEDAEGFFESRRGQGAEPGVDADDETRRRQREELLYWNSMRLQQQENEKDKTPQNSSDPPPRPGKLHRGSTFDDFLKPDATAENGAYVFNSGADLRDFGRLRRRGEGARGLMSPAYSNPFADEHHIDSDEIQEAQLARQLAPDQSEIMSDIYSATTRDGHEESRSVTLEAVSPRPLIEIAQLSAPSQSPLPSTLERELSEDEFMSAGQEDRHDVHANIQAWAQESSRDFYSPLPVTPVAPMSEPDIISEGELTPTDSVSLAGSGEDIANDAHFSDHDGSSRYMDVMSESEGMATPASWSEVGSVISENDGPMHA, encoded by the coding sequence atgcccGTGGCGCACCACATGGTCCTCGCCTCAGGCGCTGTCGTCGCAGTGTCCATGGCCGTGGCtaccttcatcgccatctacGAGTCGCCCGAGCTGCGCCAGTACGCAGACGACGTCCGACGCCGcgtcgccatggccttcTACTCGATGGGCGACGGCATCACTCCGCCGGCCAGGCAGCCCCGCTTCAACAGGCCCGAGGACGCCGAGGGCTTCTTCGAGTCTCGGcgtggccaaggagctgAGCCTGGCGTCGATGCCGATGACGAAACCCGCCGCAGGCAGCGAGAGGAGCTTCTCTACTGGAACTCGATGCGGTTACAGCAGCAGGAAAACGAAAAGGACAAGACGCCACAAAACTCGTCTGACCCGCCGCCTCGGCCCGGTAAACTGCACCGCGGATCTACCTTTGACGATTTCCTCAAGCCTGACGCGACTGCTGAGAATGGTGCATATGTTTTCAATTCCGGTGCTGATCTTAGAGACTTTGGCCGTCTTCGCCGTCGTGGAGAGGGCGCTCGGGGCTTGATGTCGCCAGCCTACTCCAATCCCTTTGCCGATGAGCACCACATTGACTCGGATGAGATCCAAGAGGCCCAGCTAGCCCGCCAGCTTGCTCCGGACCAGAGCGAGATCATGTCAGACATTTACAGCGCAACTACTCGTGATGGCCATGAAGAGTCTCGTTCCGTCACATTGGAAGCCGTCTCACCCCGGCCGTTGATTGAAATTGCTCAGCTGTCTGCCCCATCACAATCACCACTGCCGTCCACTCTTGAGCGAGAGCTTTCAGAAGACGAGTTCATGTCCGCCGGCCAGGAAGACCGCCACGATGTTCATGCCAACATTCAGGCTTGGGCCCAGGAATCGAGCCGTGACTTTTACTCTCCCCTTCCCGTGACCCCTGTAGCACCAATGTCCGAGCCGGATATCATCTCCGAGGGAGAGCTTACTCCTACCGACTCCGTCTCCCTTGCTGGATCTGGTGAGGATATTGCCAATGATGCTCACTTTTCTGACCATGACGGAAGCTCGCGGTACATGGATGTGATGAGTGAGAGCGAGGGCATGGCCACCCCGGCCAGCTGGTCCGAGGTGGGTAGCGTCATCAGCGAGAACGACGGCCCAATGCACGCATAA
- a CDS encoding uncharacterized protein (EggNog:ENOG41), with protein MVRLPEPTPVPPNVHINGTSSHSEEEQNASKERFSVPALQLQIQDLKHPGATRFLNAVNATDSLTTGTLNLLKLLYRKPSDAETTVPPTSSVTLILENFPGVAYTVGSGADNNVKEIHFSLPYIAQINPSRIAEEIDGVITHELVHCFQYNGHGAAPGGLIEGIADWVRLHCNLSPPHWRQEVTENWDAGYQHTAYFLEFLEQRFGRGTVRRINENLRGSKYHERDFWMELFGQEVEELFTEYTQSLQ; from the coding sequence ATGGTTCGACTGCCAGAGCCCACGCCCGTTCCTCCCAACGTTCACATAAACGGCACAAGCAGCCATtcagaggaagagcagaatGCCAGCAAAGAGAGATTCTCAGTTCCcgctctccagcttcaaATCCAGGACCTCAAGCATCCCGGAGCAACACGTTTCCTCAACGCCGTCAACGCAACCGACAGCTTGACCACCGGCACCCTGAATCTCCTCAAGCTCCTATATCGCAAGCCCTCTGACGCAGAGACGACAGTCCCGCCAACCAGCTCCGTGACACTCATCCTAGAAAACTTCCCCGGCGTGGCCTACACCGTGGGCTCCGGCGCAGACAACAACGTAAAGGAGATTCACTTCTCACTGCCGTACATTGCCCAAATCAACCCTTCTCGCATAGCCGAGGAAATCGACGGCGTAATCACGCACGAGCTCGTCCACTGCTTCCAGTAcaacggccacggcgccgcgCCGGGTGGTCTCATTGAGGGCATCGCAGACTGGGTGCGCCTCCACTGCAATTTGTCTCCTCCACATTGGAGGCAGGAGGTTACAGAGAACTGGGACGCCGGATATCAGCACACGGCTTACTTCTTGGAGTTTCTGGAGCAGCGCTTCGGCCGCGGTACTGTTCGCCGGATTAACGAAAATTTGAGAGGAAGCAAGTATCACGAGCGGGATTTCTGGATGGAGCTTTTTGGCCAAGAGGTTGAAGAGTTGTTTACAGAGTACACACAATCACTACAATAG